The Acidobacteriota bacterium genome includes a window with the following:
- a CDS encoding SIS domain-containing protein codes for MQSNRRRLDEGEFPVDIKSYVAAYKKNSLRVLEGVPDDLVADLASRLESARRNGRQIFVCGNGGSAASASHLANDLGKGASYGRSPRFRVLSLTDNIPWISAVANDYDYDQVFVEQLRNYGRSGDLLLAFSGSGNSPNVINAVGWANRNGIATVGITGRSGGKLSQCARHVIRVDSSHMGHIEEAHFLILHLVSYFFMETPEDPGR; via the coding sequence GTGCAATCGAATCGTCGGCGCCTGGACGAGGGAGAGTTTCCGGTGGATATCAAGAGCTACGTCGCGGCCTACAAGAAAAACTCCCTGCGAGTGCTGGAAGGGGTTCCGGACGATCTGGTCGCGGACCTGGCGAGCCGATTGGAATCGGCCCGGAGGAACGGGCGTCAGATATTCGTCTGCGGGAACGGCGGCAGCGCGGCCTCTGCCTCTCATCTGGCCAACGACCTGGGAAAGGGGGCGTCCTATGGCCGGAGTCCGCGGTTCCGGGTCCTCTCTCTCACCGACAACATTCCCTGGATCTCGGCGGTGGCCAACGACTACGACTACGATCAGGTCTTCGTCGAGCAGCTCAGAAACTACGGCCGTAGCGGAGATCTGCTATTGGCCTTCAGCGGCAGCGGAAATTCCCCCAACGTGATCAACGCCGTCGGCTGGGCCAACCGCAACGGAATCGCCACCGTCGGCATTACGGGAAGATCCGGAGGGAAACTCTCCCAATGCGCGCGCCACGTCATCCGCGTCGATTCGTCCCACATGGGGCACATCGAGGAAGCTCATTTCCTGATTCTCCACCTGGTCTCCTACTTCTTCATGGAGACGCCGGAGGACCCGGGCCGGTAA
- a CDS encoding P-II family nitrogen regulator, which yields MKLIMAIVRPSKVEEVKDALGKLNVSGMTISEVRGHGRQKGHTAIYRGKEYSVTLLPKMKMEIVLADDLVEETIETIMETARTGEIGDGRVFVLPVESQYNIRTGEND from the coding sequence ATGAAATTGATCATGGCGATCGTACGCCCCAGCAAGGTGGAAGAGGTCAAGGATGCGCTGGGCAAGCTGAACGTTTCAGGCATGACGATCTCGGAAGTTCGCGGTCACGGACGCCAGAAAGGACATACGGCCATCTACCGCGGCAAAGAATACAGTGTCACCCTCCTGCCCAAGATGAAAATGGAGATCGTCCTGGCGGACGATCTGGTGGAAGAAACCATCGAAACCATCATGGAAACGGCTCGCACGGGCGAAATCGGCGACGGCCGCGTCTTCGTGCTTCCCGTGGAAAGCCAGTACAACATCCGCACCGGCGAGAACGACTGA
- the recN gene encoding DNA repair protein RecN: MLKYLRISNFALIDRLELDFAPGLNLITGETGSGKSILVDSVSLLAGERASQEMIREGFGKARVEGVFSLKPGHPAWSLLEETGLEAEDGEIVIRREISRTGANRIFINGNLSTLGALVRLGSLMADIHGQHDQQSLLRPRTHLRHLDGFGENGELVDRVRQVYVDLEAVRRRLERLREGASRRRERMETLRFQRSELEQLSLEPGLDRRLERERDLLATAESRHQAAYESYRLLYDQESSVLALMDQAHKRLHDLSRLDPDMESAAERSLDLRYQVEEVGLELRDYAASIQWDAARLDEVGEKLSALEGIKRKYGPSLEEVLEHQAEIEEELASADSSRMREEELIREESDLESRYLSLSRKLSQKRRTDAREFCRRVEDELSQLAMGGCVFRVGIETDESVQTGQGTDAAEFLISSNPGESPRPLGRTASGGELSRITLALKSVVAFAPYPKTLVFDEVDAGIGGRVASTVGLKLARLARRDQVFCVSHWPQLACHATRHLHVDKGVRGGRTVIRVQALEGDERVRELARMTAGDSLTETTLRQARELLRRATSGSGSGSRDDPQAPASQPS, translated from the coding sequence ATGCTCAAGTACCTTCGTATCAGCAACTTCGCGTTGATTGACCGGCTGGAGCTGGATTTCGCCCCGGGGCTCAATCTGATCACCGGCGAGACCGGATCCGGGAAATCCATCCTGGTGGATTCGGTGTCCCTACTGGCAGGAGAACGGGCCTCCCAGGAGATGATTCGAGAGGGCTTCGGCAAGGCCCGGGTCGAGGGCGTCTTCTCCCTGAAACCCGGGCATCCTGCATGGTCCCTTCTGGAGGAAACGGGCCTGGAGGCCGAAGACGGCGAAATAGTGATCCGGCGCGAGATTTCCCGGACCGGCGCCAATCGAATCTTCATCAACGGAAACCTTTCGACGCTGGGCGCCCTGGTTCGCCTGGGGAGCCTGATGGCGGACATCCACGGCCAGCACGATCAACAGAGCCTGTTGCGGCCGCGAACCCACCTTCGGCACCTGGACGGTTTTGGCGAAAACGGGGAACTGGTGGACCGGGTCCGGCAGGTCTACGTCGATCTGGAGGCGGTCCGCCGGCGTCTCGAACGGCTCCGGGAAGGCGCGAGCCGGCGGCGCGAGAGAATGGAGACGCTCCGTTTCCAGCGGTCGGAGCTGGAACAGCTTTCCCTGGAACCGGGGCTGGACCGTAGGCTGGAGCGGGAGCGGGATCTCCTGGCGACGGCGGAGAGCCGGCACCAGGCCGCATACGAGAGCTATCGGCTGCTTTACGATCAGGAGTCGAGCGTTCTCGCTCTTATGGATCAAGCCCACAAGCGGCTGCATGATCTCAGCCGTCTCGACCCGGATATGGAATCCGCGGCCGAGCGCAGTCTCGACCTCCGTTACCAAGTAGAGGAAGTGGGCCTGGAATTGCGGGACTACGCCGCGTCGATCCAGTGGGACGCGGCGCGCCTGGACGAAGTCGGAGAAAAACTCTCGGCCTTGGAGGGCATCAAGAGGAAGTATGGGCCGTCATTGGAGGAGGTTCTCGAACACCAGGCGGAAATCGAGGAAGAGTTGGCGTCGGCGGACTCCTCCCGGATGCGGGAGGAAGAGTTGATTCGGGAGGAGAGTGACCTTGAATCGCGGTATCTCTCGCTGTCCCGGAAGCTCTCACAGAAACGCCGGACAGACGCGCGAGAGTTTTGCCGGCGGGTGGAGGACGAGCTTTCCCAACTGGCCATGGGCGGTTGCGTATTCCGGGTCGGGATCGAAACCGACGAGTCGGTCCAGACGGGGCAGGGAACGGATGCCGCCGAATTCCTCATCAGTTCCAACCCGGGGGAGTCGCCCAGGCCTCTGGGGCGAACGGCGTCGGGAGGCGAGCTTTCGCGAATCACGCTGGCCCTGAAATCGGTGGTCGCGTTCGCGCCGTATCCCAAGACCCTGGTCTTCGATGAGGTGGACGCCGGCATCGGCGGCCGCGTGGCGTCCACCGTCGGCCTGAAATTAGCCCGCCTGGCCCGCCGCGACCAGGTGTTCTGCGTTTCCCATTGGCCTCAGTTGGCCTGCCACGCGACACGCCATCTGCACGTGGACAAGGGAGTTCGCGGGGGACGGACCGTGATTCGGGTCCAGGCCCTGGAAGGAGACGAGCGGGTTCGGGAACTGGCTCGGATGACGGCCGGCGATTCGCTGACGGAGACGACGCTCCGGCAGGCCCGGGAACTGCTTCGGCGAGCGACGTCCGGCTCCGGTTCCGGGTCCCGGGACGATCCTCAGGCGCCGGCCTCTCAGCCCTCCTGA
- a CDS encoding bifunctional nuclease family protein, translating to MEREFKIRGLMMDPITNSPIIILQDVKRNTLLPIWVGIFEANAIALQVERIDTPRPMTHDLIKNILMHLDAEIYKVVVTELKDNTFYALIHLKLNGEPIAIDSRPSDAIALALRTDSPIFVTEDVINNSRNITLDKENLDPEEVRKWLENLNPEEMGKYKM from the coding sequence ATGGAGCGAGAATTCAAGATTCGCGGACTGATGATGGATCCCATCACCAATTCTCCGATCATCATTCTCCAGGACGTAAAGAGGAACACGCTGCTTCCGATCTGGGTGGGGATTTTCGAGGCCAACGCTATCGCGCTCCAGGTGGAGCGGATCGACACGCCGCGTCCCATGACCCACGATCTGATCAAGAACATCCTCATGCACCTGGACGCCGAGATCTACAAGGTCGTCGTCACGGAGCTCAAGGACAACACCTTCTACGCATTGATTCATCTCAAGCTCAATGGGGAACCCATCGCCATCGACAGCCGTCCCAGCGACGCCATCGCCTTGGCCCTCCGCACCGACTCCCCCATCTTCGTCACGGAAGACGTCATCAACAACAGCCGCAACATCACTCTCGACAAGGAAAACCTGGATCCGGAAGAAGTGCGCAAGTGGCTGGAGAATCTGAACCCGGAAGAAATGGGCAAATACAAGATGTAG
- a CDS encoding pyruvate carboxylase: MSLRQSRIKRLLAANRSEIAIRVFRSAHELGIRTVALYSEEDRFSLHRYKAEEAYLIGSGMDPIQAYLNVENVIALAVEKRVDAIHPGYGFLSENPVFARACADAGILFVGPRPEILEQLGDKTAARALAARLGVPILQGSDEPLSDLEEARSLASAMGFPVILKAAHGGGGRGMRVVTREADLEAQFQEAQRESLSAFGREEIFLERFVSRARHLEVQILGDRHGNLVHLYERDCSLQRRHQKLVEMAPALNLAPDLRREICDAAVALGRAIGYDNAGTVEFLLDQDTDQFYFIEINPRIQVEHTVTEEVTGVDLVHHQILIAEGLALGHPEIGLASQSDVQVRGHACQCRVTTEDPENSFIPDYGRILHYRSASGAGIRLDAGTAFSGATVTPFYDSLLVKVTAWGLRFPETVRRMERCLQEFRIRGVKTNIPFLINLVDHPEFRNGNCTTRFIDENPDLFRFPARRDRATRLLRFLGNQVVNETPVVKEFHGKVNRRPAPVPWRPTGGEIPEGHRFRLVRDGPRKFAEWVRGRSEVLITDTTLRDAHQSLLATRMRTYDMSRIADVYAHCHSDFFSLELWGGATFDTAMRFLRESPWDRLDRLRQAIPNIPFQMLLRASAAVGYTSYPDNVVREFVRHAAESGIDIFRIFDSLNDSRNMQVAIEAVVRSGGVAEAAICYTGDILDPDRSKYSLDYYLELARELERMGAHMLAIKDMAGLCKPYAAYRLIRALKNEVGIPIHFHTHDTSGGQMGSLLKAVEAGADIVDAAMAPLAGLTSQPSLNTLAEMLRFAPRDPGLDTASLEETAHYWEVVRQYYCAFESTLRTGTADVYKHEMPGGQYTNLYQQAAALGLEENWPEVWRTYARVNELFGDIVKVTPSSKVVGDLALFMLTNDLSPEDLTDPSKKIDFPESVIDFFQGRLGTPKGGFPVRLRDRILGDLRPVRGRPGESLPPADLEAVQEDLEGRLRRKFSERDTISYILYPQVFQEFIRHQTRYGDVSVLPTPVFFYGMETETEVLVELEAGKTLIVKLMAVGEPDTRGNCTVFFELNGVPREVQIPNQSVIPQVSKRAKADPGNPLHVGAPMPGMVISVSVGTGAKVAQGEKLLTLQAMKMELTLYADREAEIEDLLVEAGDRVNTKDLLLTYLRQPAEAG, from the coding sequence ATGTCCTTACGTCAGTCACGAATCAAACGCCTGCTGGCCGCCAATCGCAGTGAAATTGCGATTCGCGTTTTTCGATCGGCACACGAATTGGGCATCCGGACGGTTGCTCTCTATTCGGAAGAAGATCGGTTTTCTCTGCACCGGTACAAGGCGGAAGAAGCCTACCTGATCGGCTCCGGGATGGATCCCATCCAGGCCTATCTCAACGTCGAGAACGTGATCGCGCTGGCCGTGGAGAAGCGAGTCGACGCGATACATCCCGGCTACGGATTCCTCTCCGAGAACCCGGTCTTCGCCCGGGCCTGTGCGGATGCCGGGATTCTGTTCGTCGGTCCCCGGCCCGAGATTCTGGAGCAGTTGGGCGACAAGACGGCGGCTCGAGCGCTGGCGGCCCGATTGGGGGTTCCCATACTACAGGGCAGCGACGAGCCCCTCTCGGATCTGGAGGAGGCCAGGAGCCTGGCTTCCGCCATGGGTTTTCCGGTGATTCTCAAGGCGGCACACGGCGGCGGCGGGCGCGGCATGCGTGTCGTGACCCGGGAGGCGGATCTGGAAGCGCAGTTTCAAGAGGCGCAGCGTGAATCGCTGTCCGCGTTCGGCCGTGAAGAAATCTTTCTGGAGCGATTCGTGTCCCGGGCCCGGCATTTGGAAGTGCAGATTCTGGGAGACCGGCATGGCAATCTCGTCCATCTCTACGAGCGGGATTGTTCCCTGCAGCGGCGTCATCAGAAGTTGGTGGAGATGGCCCCAGCCCTCAATCTGGCGCCGGACCTGAGACGGGAGATCTGCGACGCCGCGGTAGCTCTGGGCCGGGCCATCGGGTATGACAACGCGGGAACGGTTGAGTTCCTGCTGGACCAGGATACGGACCAGTTCTATTTCATCGAGATCAACCCCAGGATCCAGGTCGAGCACACGGTGACGGAAGAGGTGACCGGCGTCGACCTGGTGCACCATCAGATTCTGATCGCCGAGGGGCTTGCGCTGGGACATCCCGAGATCGGACTGGCCAGTCAATCCGATGTGCAGGTCCGGGGCCACGCCTGCCAGTGCCGGGTCACGACGGAGGATCCGGAGAACTCGTTCATCCCCGACTACGGACGCATTCTCCACTATCGGTCGGCGTCCGGGGCGGGAATCCGGCTGGATGCCGGGACCGCCTTTTCCGGGGCCACGGTGACCCCCTTCTACGATTCCCTCCTGGTGAAGGTCACCGCCTGGGGCCTTCGGTTCCCCGAAACGGTCCGCCGGATGGAGCGTTGCCTGCAGGAATTCCGAATCCGCGGCGTGAAGACGAACATTCCCTTTCTGATCAACCTGGTGGACCATCCCGAGTTTCGGAACGGCAATTGCACGACTCGTTTCATCGACGAGAATCCGGACCTCTTCCGTTTCCCGGCTCGCCGGGACCGGGCGACCCGCCTGCTTCGCTTTCTGGGAAATCAGGTGGTGAATGAAACTCCCGTGGTCAAGGAGTTTCACGGCAAGGTCAACCGCAGGCCGGCGCCGGTTCCCTGGCGCCCGACCGGTGGAGAGATTCCCGAGGGCCATCGTTTTCGGCTGGTCAGGGACGGGCCGCGGAAATTCGCCGAGTGGGTTCGAGGTCGTTCCGAGGTGCTCATTACGGACACCACCCTCCGGGATGCGCACCAGTCCCTCTTGGCCACTCGAATGAGAACCTATGACATGAGCCGGATCGCGGACGTCTACGCTCATTGTCACAGCGACTTCTTCTCACTCGAGCTCTGGGGCGGAGCCACGTTCGACACGGCCATGCGTTTCTTGCGGGAGTCCCCCTGGGATCGCCTGGACCGCCTGCGCCAGGCTATCCCCAACATTCCCTTTCAAATGTTGCTTCGAGCCTCGGCCGCCGTGGGCTACACGAGCTATCCCGACAACGTGGTCCGGGAGTTCGTGCGGCACGCCGCCGAGTCGGGCATCGACATCTTTCGCATCTTCGATTCACTCAACGATTCCCGCAACATGCAGGTCGCCATCGAAGCGGTGGTCCGGAGTGGAGGCGTGGCCGAGGCCGCCATCTGCTACACCGGCGACATCCTGGATCCGGATCGGAGCAAGTACTCCCTGGACTACTACCTGGAGTTGGCCCGGGAGTTGGAGCGCATGGGCGCCCATATGCTGGCCATCAAGGACATGGCCGGACTGTGCAAGCCCTACGCCGCCTACCGGTTGATTCGGGCGCTGAAAAACGAAGTGGGCATACCGATCCATTTTCATACCCACGATACGAGCGGCGGCCAGATGGGATCGCTCCTGAAGGCCGTGGAGGCGGGCGCCGACATCGTGGATGCCGCCATGGCTCCCCTGGCCGGGCTCACCTCTCAGCCCAGTCTCAACACGCTGGCGGAAATGTTGCGGTTTGCTCCCCGGGACCCCGGTCTCGACACTGCGAGCCTCGAGGAAACGGCTCATTACTGGGAGGTCGTGCGGCAATATTACTGCGCCTTCGAGTCGACGCTGCGGACGGGTACGGCGGATGTCTACAAGCATGAGATGCCGGGCGGGCAATACACCAACCTGTATCAGCAGGCGGCGGCCTTGGGCCTGGAGGAGAACTGGCCGGAGGTCTGGCGAACCTACGCCCGGGTGAACGAACTGTTCGGGGATATCGTCAAGGTCACCCCATCGTCCAAGGTTGTCGGCGATCTTGCCCTCTTCATGTTGACCAATGATCTCTCCCCCGAGGACTTGACCGACCCCTCCAAGAAGATCGATTTTCCCGAGTCGGTGATCGATTTCTTCCAGGGCCGGCTGGGGACGCCGAAAGGGGGTTTCCCCGTCCGGTTGAGAGATCGAATTCTGGGGGATCTGCGCCCCGTCCGGGGCCGGCCGGGCGAGTCGCTGCCTCCCGCCGACCTGGAAGCCGTGCAGGAGGACCTCGAGGGGCGGCTTCGCCGCAAGTTCAGTGAGCGGGACACGATTTCCTACATCCTGTACCCGCAGGTGTTTCAGGAGTTCATTCGTCACCAAACCCGGTACGGAGATGTTTCGGTGCTCCCTACACCCGTATTTTTTTACGGGATGGAGACGGAAACCGAGGTCTTGGTGGAGCTGGAGGCCGGCAAGACGCTGATTGTCAAGCTGATGGCCGTGGGGGAGCCGGACACCCGGGGAAACTGCACCGTCTTTTTCGAACTCAACGGCGTGCCGAGGGAGGTGCAGATTCCCAATCAGTCCGTGATTCCCCAGGTGTCGAAACGGGCCAAGGCAGACCCGGGCAATCCGCTTCACGTCGGCGCGCCCATGCCCGGAATGGTCATTTCCGTCTCGGTGGGAACCGGAGCGAAAGTCGCGCAGGGAGAAAAGCTGTTGACGCTTCAGGCCATGAAGATGGAGCTCACGCTCTACGCCGACCGGGAAGCCGAGATCGAGGACCTGCTGGTGGAGGCGGGAGATCGGGTGAATACCAAGGACCTGCTGCTGACCTATCTCCGCCAGCCGGCCGAAGCCGGTTGA
- a CDS encoding biopolymer transporter ExbD, with translation MAFSGINPTRPSMSEINVTPLVDVVLVLLIIFMVTAPILQTGIEVNLPRTRTVSNVDPEQRAVVTIGREETLYYGSSPLNFNELGDRLKTDIGSGNLPVFLQADEDVRWKTIVTVMDAIRLSGYTNIQVVTRPFKEKAP, from the coding sequence GTGGCCTTCTCCGGCATAAATCCGACTCGGCCTTCCATGTCCGAGATCAACGTCACTCCGTTGGTGGACGTCGTATTGGTCCTCCTGATCATCTTCATGGTGACGGCGCCGATCCTCCAGACCGGAATCGAAGTCAATCTTCCCCGGACGCGCACTGTTTCCAACGTCGATCCGGAGCAGCGCGCCGTGGTGACCATCGGACGCGAGGAAACCCTGTACTATGGGTCCTCACCTTTGAATTTCAATGAGTTGGGCGACCGGTTGAAGACCGATATCGGGTCCGGGAACCTGCCCGTGTTCCTCCAGGCCGACGAGGACGTCCGCTGGAAAACGATCGTCACCGTCATGGACGCAATCCGGCTCTCGGGATACACGAATATCCAGGTCGTGACCCGGCCTTTCAAGGAGAAGGCCCCGTAG
- the miaB gene encoding tRNA (N6-isopentenyl adenosine(37)-C2)-methylthiotransferase MiaB: MRSECFFIETFGCQMNVHDSEKISGLLVHRGMTPVSTPEEADLFLLNTCSVREKAAQKVYSRLGQMKERKRKEDNFRIGVVGCVAQQEGERMLKRAPFLDLVVGTHLYHSLPDLLDELDSKDSDHDPSRRVRTEFLADSIPVEIEPVLRSSRFRAQITIMEGCNKRCTFCIVPFTRGKERNRPAETILAEVRRAADLGFVEIVLLGQTVNSYRDPRRPRFRFAELLAQVARVDGIRRIRFTSPHPREFNDDAIALMAQEPRICSQVHLPVQSGSNPILKRMRRQYTRERYLEIVDKFRRWNPDYAFSTDVIVGFPGETEDDFQQTMSLLEAVRYESMFSFKYSPRPYTDAEHWTDDQTDLEKTRRLMQLQRRQKEIQLELHRDRYLGREFEVLVEGPARDGVNIFGRTATNKVVNFPGQDPPGSFVWVHITGIGANSLLGTRIGPETSH; the protein is encoded by the coding sequence ATGCGTTCTGAGTGCTTTTTTATCGAGACCTTCGGATGCCAGATGAACGTGCATGACTCGGAGAAGATCTCCGGGCTCCTGGTTCATCGCGGGATGACTCCGGTCTCGACGCCCGAGGAAGCCGATCTTTTCCTGCTCAACACCTGCAGCGTCCGCGAAAAGGCGGCCCAGAAGGTCTACAGCCGTCTGGGACAGATGAAGGAGCGAAAGCGCAAGGAGGACAACTTCAGAATCGGGGTGGTGGGTTGCGTGGCCCAGCAAGAGGGCGAGCGAATGCTGAAGCGGGCTCCGTTTCTTGATCTGGTTGTAGGGACCCACCTCTACCACTCGCTGCCCGATCTCCTGGACGAGCTGGATTCCAAGGATTCGGATCATGACCCGTCCCGGCGGGTCCGCACCGAATTCCTGGCGGACTCGATTCCGGTCGAGATCGAACCGGTGCTGCGGTCAAGCCGATTCAGGGCCCAGATCACCATCATGGAGGGCTGCAACAAGCGCTGCACGTTCTGCATCGTGCCTTTTACGCGGGGCAAAGAGCGAAATCGGCCTGCCGAAACCATTTTGGCCGAAGTCCGGCGCGCAGCCGACCTGGGCTTCGTGGAGATCGTCCTGTTGGGGCAGACCGTCAACAGTTATCGGGACCCCCGGCGGCCCCGGTTCCGCTTCGCCGAACTCCTGGCCCAGGTGGCGCGCGTGGATGGAATCCGGCGAATCCGGTTCACCTCTCCGCATCCGCGCGAGTTCAACGACGACGCCATCGCGCTGATGGCGCAGGAACCCCGCATCTGTTCCCAGGTCCACCTGCCGGTCCAGAGCGGGTCCAATCCGATTTTGAAGCGAATGCGGAGGCAGTACACTCGCGAGAGATACCTGGAGATCGTCGACAAGTTCCGCCGCTGGAATCCCGATTACGCGTTTTCCACCGATGTGATCGTCGGGTTTCCGGGGGAGACGGAAGACGATTTTCAGCAGACCATGAGCCTCCTGGAAGCGGTCCGCTACGAGTCCATGTTCTCTTTCAAATACTCCCCCCGGCCCTATACGGATGCCGAACACTGGACGGATGACCAGACCGACCTGGAGAAGACCCGCCGACTGATGCAGTTGCAGCGCCGCCAGAAAGAGATCCAGCTCGAGCTCCACCGGGACCGGTATCTGGGCAGGGAATTCGAGGTTCTGGTTGAAGGCCCCGCTCGCGACGGCGTGAACATCTTCGGAAGGACCGCGACCAACAAGGTGGTCAATTTCCCGGGTCAGGATCCCCCCGGATCATTCGTCTGGGTCCACATCACCGGAATCGGAGCCAACAGTCTCCTGGGGACCAGAATCGGTCCCGAGACCAGCCACTAG
- the glnA gene encoding type I glutamate--ammonia ligase — MDAREVINLIRDQQIQAVDLRFCDLPGLWQHFTISAGDLDEDSFVEGFGFDGSSIRGFQQIQESDMILIPDPSTCFEDPFSKVRTLILICNIADPITQEPYSRDPRYITQKAEKYLVSTGIGDTAYFGPEPEFFVLDDVRFDQSYNHGYYYVDSVEGFWNSGREENPNLGYKPRYKEGYFPVPPMDTLQDMRTEMMLALQDAGIQVEVHHHEVATAGQCEIDMRFDSLVNMGDKLLKFKYIIKNVARRYDKTVTLMPKPIFMDNGSGMHVHQSLWKNGRNVFYGPGTYADLSQEAVYYIGGLLKHAAAVLAFGAPTTNSYRRLVPGYEAPVNLIYSMRNRSACVRIPTYSSSEKAKRVEFRPPDPSANGYLAFAAMLMAGLDGIQNKIMPPDPMDKDLYDLPPEEMADVESVPGSLDQALDALEGDHDFLLKGDVFTPDVIETWLNYKREREVDAMRLRPHPYEFALYFDI; from the coding sequence ATGGATGCCAGAGAAGTGATTAATCTGATTCGAGATCAGCAGATTCAGGCCGTGGATCTGCGGTTCTGCGACCTTCCGGGACTGTGGCAGCATTTTACCATCAGCGCCGGCGATCTGGACGAGGACAGTTTCGTGGAAGGGTTCGGTTTCGACGGGTCGAGCATTCGGGGCTTTCAGCAGATTCAGGAAAGCGACATGATCCTGATCCCCGATCCGAGCACCTGCTTCGAGGACCCCTTCTCCAAGGTCAGGACCCTGATCCTGATCTGCAACATCGCCGATCCCATCACCCAGGAGCCATACAGCCGGGACCCCCGCTACATCACTCAGAAAGCCGAGAAATACCTGGTGTCGACCGGTATCGGCGACACCGCCTATTTCGGACCCGAGCCGGAGTTCTTCGTGCTGGACGATGTCCGGTTCGACCAGTCGTACAATCACGGCTACTACTACGTCGATTCGGTGGAGGGTTTCTGGAACAGCGGGCGGGAGGAAAACCCCAACCTGGGATACAAGCCTCGATACAAGGAAGGCTACTTTCCGGTTCCTCCCATGGACACGCTGCAGGACATGAGGACGGAGATGATGCTTGCCCTCCAGGATGCCGGCATCCAGGTGGAGGTCCACCATCACGAAGTGGCAACGGCTGGCCAATGCGAGATCGACATGCGCTTTGATTCCCTGGTAAACATGGGAGATAAGCTGCTGAAGTTCAAGTACATTATCAAGAACGTGGCGCGCCGTTACGACAAGACGGTCACCCTGATGCCCAAGCCCATATTCATGGACAACGGCTCCGGGATGCACGTCCATCAGAGCCTCTGGAAGAATGGCCGGAACGTCTTCTATGGCCCCGGGACCTATGCCGATCTGAGTCAGGAGGCCGTCTACTACATCGGCGGACTCCTCAAGCACGCCGCCGCCGTTCTGGCCTTCGGCGCTCCCACCACCAATTCCTACCGGCGGCTGGTCCCCGGCTACGAAGCGCCGGTCAATCTCATCTATTCGATGCGCAACCGCAGCGCCTGCGTCCGAATCCCCACCTACTCCAGCAGCGAGAAGGCCAAGCGGGTCGAGTTCCGTCCTCCCGATCCTTCGGCCAACGGCTACCTGGCATTCGCGGCCATGCTCATGGCCGGCCTGGACGGGATTCAGAACAAGATCATGCCGCCCGATCCCATGGACAAGGACCTCTACGACCTCCCTCCGGAGGAGATGGCCGACGTGGAGTCGGTTCCGGGGAGTCTGGATCAGGCCTTGGACGCCTTGGAGGGCGACCATGACTTTCTGCTCAAGGGAGACGTCTTCACTCCGGATGTGATCGAGACCTGGTTGAACTACAAGCGGGAGCGTGAAGTCGACGCCATGCGGCTGAGACCGCATCCCTACGAGTTCGCTCTCTACTTCGACATTTGA
- a CDS encoding MotA/TolQ/ExbB proton channel family protein, translating to MAGGWLIAQGSFGSFWSLIAQSGPVALLVLLVLLFFSVLSWTIIVSKVRAYKRVEEQSYEFTEFFRRSSSLSEIHRACDDYPLSPLAGIFKAGYRELDHWIQAKGDVSRTNPMDQHVAIRSIGGLERALRKAAGAEMTTLEGSLSWLATTGSVTPFIGLFGTVIGIINAFQGLGEGSGTTIQAVAPGISEALVATAAGLFAAIPAVIAYNHFLNRLKVIGIEMDDFTTELLNLIERSFA from the coding sequence ATGGCAGGTGGTTGGCTGATTGCTCAGGGTTCCTTCGGCAGCTTCTGGTCTCTCATCGCCCAGAGCGGGCCTGTGGCCCTCCTGGTGCTTCTGGTCCTGCTCTTCTTCTCCGTTCTGTCTTGGACTATCATCGTATCCAAGGTCAGGGCCTACAAGAGGGTGGAAGAGCAGTCTTACGAGTTCACCGAGTTCTTCCGGCGCAGTTCGAGTCTCTCCGAGATCCACCGGGCCTGTGACGACTACCCGCTTTCGCCGCTGGCCGGAATATTCAAGGCCGGCTATCGGGAGTTGGATCATTGGATTCAAGCCAAGGGAGACGTGAGCCGGACCAACCCCATGGACCAGCACGTTGCCATACGCAGCATAGGCGGGTTGGAGAGAGCGTTGCGCAAGGCGGCCGGAGCCGAGATGACCACGCTGGAAGGCTCCCTGAGTTGGCTGGCGACGACGGGATCGGTCACCCCGTTCATCGGCCTCTTCGGAACGGTCATCGGCATCATCAACGCGTTTCAGGGATTGGGAGAGGGTTCGGGCACCACCATCCAGGCCGTCGCTCCCGGGATCAGCGAGGCCTTGGTCGCGACGGCGGCAGGCCTGTTCGCCGCAATTCCTGCGGTGATTGCCTACAACCATTTTCTGAACCGGCTGAAAGTCATCGGAATCGAAATGGACGATTTCACCACCGAGCTCCTGAACCTGATCGAGCGGAGTTTCGCCTGA